From the Edaphobacter bradus genome, the window TGCTTGCCAGAACCGGTGCCCGAGACGAAGCCCTGCAAGCCTACGAGATCGCCATCGGTCTCGAACGCGACCCCTCCGTCCGCCGCTTCCTCCAGGATCGTCAGTCCTCGCTGGAAAATTGCCCTGCTCGCTCCAAACACAGCCGCCGCCCCGGCTGCTGACTAGAAGCTGGCTTGCTGACCTGATTCCCCAGCTCACATAGAGAGCCGCCGCGCCGCCGCGCTATGGTAGCCTCCTCCCAGAGGGCTGCTCGCCTGACGCAGTCAGCCGCCTCGATCTTCCCCTATGCCTGTTGCCCCCAGAAGACCTCCCCTGCATTCCTATCTGGCGATGAATCTGCTACTTACGGTTGCGGCAACCTGCAGTTTCGCACAAAGCTACACACCGGCTGAACCCACCGCCTCCTCAAGCTCCATCCCCGATGCGCCCCAGCCACAGCCGCGGGCTGTCATCACGCAGCCGGCCGCTTCTACGCCCGCCAGAGAGCCGGAGCCGGTCACTTTTGTCGGAACGCCCAGGCGTATCCTGAACGACCAGAAAGCCATCTGGACCAGTCCGCTCCGTCTCCGTCCCGACGACGCCCTGTGGCTCGTTCCCTTCGGTATCTCCACCGGCCTGCTGATCGGATCCGACCAGCACACCATGACCCGGGCCATTCACATCAATTCGAGCGATCAGAACAAGGCCAACAATCTCTCCAACGGAGCTGTCGTCGCCCTCGGCGCCATCCCCGCCACCGGCTACCTGGTGAGCCTCGTCAACCACGCCCCACAGGCCCATGAGACCGGCCTGCTCGCCGGCGAAGCGCTCGCCAACAGCCTTGTCGTCAATCAGGCCCTTAAGCTCGTTTTTCGCCGCGACCGCCCCACCGTCAACAACGCTGCAGGAGATTTCTTCTCCGCCAAAAACCTCGACTCCTCCTTTCCCTCCAATCACTCCACCGCTGCCTGGTCGATGGCCGCCGTCGTCGGATCGGAGTATCCCGGCTGGCTCCCCCGCCTCGCCGTCTACGGCCTGGCCTCAACCGTCAGCGTCAGCCGAGTCCTCGCCGAGCAGCACTTTCCCTCCGACGTCCTCGTCGGCAGCGTAACCGGCTGGCTCATAGGACGTTACGTCTATCGCGCTCACCACGACCACAACGTCAACCCCTACGAATCGCAGCCATTTCTCCGCTACAACAGTCCACTACCGCAGTCCTCCCCCGCAACAACTCCCGCGGCAGCGGCCGCAGCCGTCGATCCGCTGAACCAGGCCATCACCAGCCTCGCTCCGCCGTCTCTGCCCAGCCGCAACGACATCACCTTCGACGCCGATCCTGACACCATCGGCTCGACTAACGTACCGATGGACAGCTGGGTCTACTCTGCGCTCGAGCGACTTGCCGCCCTCGGCCTCGTCCCCAGCCAGAGCATCGCCATCCGTCCCTGGACGCGCCAGGAATGCCTTCGCCAGCTCCGCCAAGCCGAAGACCTCATCGACCGGGAAGGATCGAGCACGGGCCTGATCGACGAAGCCAACCGCCTGATCGTCGATCTGCGCCACGAGTTCGAGGAAGAGCCGGCAGCGTACCAATCCTTAGCACTGGAGTCCATCTACGCCCGCTACGGAACCATCGCAGGCCCCGCGCTCGCCGACAGCTACCACTTCGGCCAGACCTGGTGGAACGACTTCGGCCGCCCGCTCGGCCGCGGCGGAAGCTTCATCGCCGGTTTCTCCGTCCGCGCGCATCACGGACGCCTCTTCTTTTACAGCCGTGAAGAGTTCCAGCACGGCCCCGGCACCGCGGCGTACTCTCCAGAGGTCTACCAGTTCATCTCCCACCTCGACGGCACGCCGCTTCCATCCCCCCTCCCCACAAGCACTCCCGCCTTCAACCGGCAAAGGCCGATAGAGCTCTACGGCGGAGTTGCCTTCGCAGGAAACGCGCTCTCCTTCGGCAAGCAGCAGATCTACTGGGGACCAACGGTCATGGGACCGCTCGCTTTCTCCAGCAACGCCGAGCCAACCTACAGCCTCCGCTTCGTCTCAACGCGGCCCCATCCGCTCCCGTTTGTGCCCTCATGGGGCACCTATCGCTTCGACATTGTTCTGGGCAAGCTCTCCGGGCATCGTTACCCGGAGCGCCCCTGGTACAACGGCCAAAAGGCTGACTTTAACTTCGGCGACAATCTGGAGATAAGCTTTACGCGATGGTCGGTCTTCTGGGGAATCGGCCACCCGATCACGCTGCACAGCTTTCTAAATAACATCTTTAGCTTCAATTCCACTGGAAACGGCATAGGGGGAGGAAGCGGCGAATTTGGCGATCGCACCGATCCCGGCGATCGCAAGAGCAACTTTGACTTCCGATATCGTCTTCCCGGCCTGCGCAAGATTGTCACACTCTACGCCGATGCGTACTCCGACGACGATCCCAACCCCATCGCCGCGCCGCGGCGCGCAGTATGGAATCCTGGCATCTACTTCGCTCGTCTTCCATGGCTTCCGCACATGGATCTTCGAGCAGAAGCAGTCAGTTCAACCGGCTTATTCACCGACTTCGGCGGCTTCCACTACTTCATCAACAATCAGTATCGGGACTCGAACACGAACAAAGGCTTCCTCCTCGGCAACGCCATCGGACGTGACGCTCGCGCAATCGAAGGCCGTACAGGATACTGGTTCTCCTCCCGCACGCGCATCGAAGCCGGCTACCGCCAGAACAAAGGCGGAACCGCGTTCCTTCCCGGAGGGGCAACCATCACCGATGGATTTCTCAATGGCTCCTACGCCTTCAGTCCCAGTCTTCGCGCGCAGTTTTTCACCCAATACGAGCGCTTCCTGATCCCCTCGTACCTGCCCGGCTCCCATCACAACGTAAGTGGATGGCTCCAACTCACCTGGGAACCCAAACTTCGCGTCGACCGCTAGGGCCTATCAACAATAGCACCCGGGTAGACATTTGATTTTTACGTTGAGAGTGTCATCCTGAGCGGCGCCCCTCGCAGTCTCATCGCGAGAGGCGCCGCTCAACTGCAGGAATATATGTCGATGCGCCGCTAGTCCGCCTCTACTAGACCTCAGGAAGGATGAGCCGCGGAGGCGAGGCCAGCCCAGCCGCCTTTCGCTCCAGCAAGGAATCGATCTCCCGCATCACCAGCTGTGTGCTGATCTGCTCCATACAGCCGTTATGCTTGCATGGAGCGAAGTTCCTGCCGTCATAACAGGGCCGGCAGGCAAAGTTGACTCCTCCCCAGATCCCCGTCACATACGGTCTGCGCGGAAGGAAGTTCCCCGGATCCGTCGGACCAAACAGGCCAACGATTGCAGCGTGGCTCAGTCCCGCGAGATGGAGCGGCCCTGTATCGTGCGAGACCACAACATCACACTGATCGCAAGCCATAATCACCTGCGGCAGGGTAAGCGCACCAATACAGTCCTTCACAGCCAGACTCTCAAAGTAGGGTCGCACCCAGGCGTCGTCAGGGCCGCCCAGCAACACGACCTCCCAACCCCTCGCGAGAAGCACCTTCGCGAGTTCGGCATAACTCTCCGCCGACCACCGCCGCAGAGCCTGTTGTCGCAGCATATTGCTCGCGCCGGCCGGGACCAGGGCAACTCTGGTACGTGACTTCTCCGGCAATGGAGGCGGCCCCGGCAGCCTGTCCGGGCGAATCGGTGCGATGCTCTCCGGGCTCCAGCCGTCATCTTTGCCCAACAGAATCCTGGCATACTCGTCTGCGTGATTGCGGCCTGGAATGAGCAGCCTGTCGCGGGAACTTCGGGAAAGCGTCAGCTTCTTCGCGGCTCTTACGGGAAGCGATAAGAACTTGTAGCGATCGTCATAGTAGAGAGTCGCACACAGGTCGTACCGCTCTCCTGAAACTCTCCGCCACAGATCCGCAATCGAGCTCATTCTTTCCCAGGGGTTGCCCGTGAGGATCTTGCGGTCGTCTGCCGGCAACAAGCTGATCCAGGAATAGCATTCGAGCAGAGGCTGAACCATCGAGCCGCAGACCCAGTCAATATGCGCTCCCGACTCATACAAGGCCCGCGCCGCGGGCAGCAACATAATCACATCGCCAATTGCACCAAACTTGATTAGGAGTGCCTTCCGCACCAGCGGCGATTTCCTCTCTGACGGTGATTTCTCACTGCTCTCAGTATGGCCCATCCTGAATGGCCACACAAGATTGCCCATCTCCATGGCGATTAGGCGGCGAATACTTCCACTGATCGCCGGCGATGACGTGTCTCAGTCGCGAGCCCAGGCGCCTCCGTCTAGGCACGACAGGTTCACCGTCCACTGCGCTTCGCTCAGCAGCTCTTGTCGCTTCCTCTGCCTCCCAGCAGAAGCTCATCAAACAAACTGCCTCACGAGTAAGTCCCTCGCCTGAGACCGATCCGATTCATGCAACCAGTCCCTGACAGATCAGGCATGTCTTCGCCATCGAGAAGCGTCGCGCACGGCGGCGAGTTTCGCCCTGGTATCGGGATCCTGAGACAGCGCCCCAAGCCTGTATCGCACAACGACCCAGACCAGCCCGAGAAACGCCCCTAGCACAAAGGCCAGCAACGTAAACAGAGTGCGCAAAGGGCCTGACTTTGTATCTGGCACGACTGCATAATCGACGACCTGCATGAGAGGAGCCGAACGTGACTCATCCAGTCGAGCGGACTCATACTGCCGTAGCAACAACTCATACAGAGCCTCGTGATATTTCACTTCACGAGCCTTGCGCACATAGTTCAACGTTGCCCCGGGAACCCGGGAAGTCGGAACCTCGACGTTACCAGATCCCCCTTGTTTCCCGGAGTTCTCCAATCTTCCCAACTCCGCTCTAAGCCCGGCAATTTCGGAGCGAAGACGGATCACCTCGGGATTCTGCTCTGTAGCCGCCTGGCTCAGAGCCTCAAGTTGCACCTCACGGCTTGATATCTCAGCGTGCGTCCGCGCGATCGTCTGAAGCTGCAGTTGCGTCTGCCCCCCGGGAAGGATCATCCCTGTCTGTTGCTGCACCTTGGTCAAGTCGACTTCCGCATCGGAGAGCGTGTTCTTTTCCTTCTCCAGTTGCCTCTCGAAAAAGAGCCGTTTCTGGCCCGCGTCGGTAATGGCGATTCTGTCGCTGAGCTTATGAAGGTCGGCAAGATACGCATTCGCAAGATCGGCCGCGCGCTTCGGGTCATGGTCCGTAACGCTGATCACGACAATCGTGTCTTTTCCCGCAGTGAAGTCGCTGTGGAGCCTGAGTGCTCTCTCCGTCTGGCTCAGCTTCTTGGTCTTGTAGACCTTTGCCAGGTCAAACTGACGGATAATGTCGTCAGCGACAGTGCGGCTCTTCAGCATGCCTACATAAATCTGCGTCGGATCTCTGAATCCACCCAGGGCGCTTCCTGCTCCGCTCAACGCACCCAATTGCCCCAGCAGTGCGGAAGGCCCGGATGTCATGGAGTTTGGCGGCAGAAAGGAAGCTTCAGCCGTATAGGTCGGCTTCATCAGAACCAACACAATGGCAGTTAAGACCGCAGGCCCAAACGCGAACTTCAGGATCAGTGATTTGTTGGCCAGCAGTACGCGGAGAAGGTCGAGCAGATCAATCTCGTCTTCCTGCGCGAGTGCCTCTTCCCGCTCACCGAGGGTTGTCGCCGAGAGATTCTCGTCATGTGTGGCAAGGGTCCGCTCTTCCATCCTAGTAGCCCCTCACTTCGCTGCATTGCATCTTTGTTCCCTCGGCTGCACTGTCTTCGGCCTCAAATCTCAAGCTGACCTTGCTTCCAGAACGCCCCAACGCGAACGCCTCTCCGGCATTGGCTACCTAAACACTACGTTACCCGCGGCTATGGCGATTCCTAGCTGACCGGCAATCTGCGCCAGGTTTACGATAAGACGTATCGTTCTGCCCTTATCAAGATTGAGAGGCACAATGATCGTATCGCCCGGATAGAGATGCAGAGACTCGAATCCGCTTCCTCGAAGGCTCGAGCTGTACTGTTTGCTGATGACAGCGCCGCTCGCCCGAACCACGTACGCGCGACTCTTGTCGGCATCGCGGTTCGCGCCACCTGCCTCCCTCA encodes:
- a CDS encoding glycosyltransferase family 9 protein → MRKALLIKFGAIGDVIMLLPAARALYESGAHIDWVCGSMVQPLLECYSWISLLPADDRKILTGNPWERMSSIADLWRRVSGERYDLCATLYYDDRYKFLSLPVRAAKKLTLSRSSRDRLLIPGRNHADEYARILLGKDDGWSPESIAPIRPDRLPGPPPLPEKSRTRVALVPAGASNMLRQQALRRWSAESYAELAKVLLARGWEVVLLGGPDDAWVRPYFESLAVKDCIGALTLPQVIMACDQCDVVVSHDTGPLHLAGLSHAAIVGLFGPTDPGNFLPRRPYVTGIWGGVNFACRPCYDGRNFAPCKHNGCMEQISTQLVMREIDSLLERKAAGLASPPRLILPEV
- a CDS encoding GumC family protein, with translation MEERTLATHDENLSATTLGEREEALAQEDEIDLLDLLRVLLANKSLILKFAFGPAVLTAIVLVLMKPTYTAEASFLPPNSMTSGPSALLGQLGALSGAGSALGGFRDPTQIYVGMLKSRTVADDIIRQFDLAKVYKTKKLSQTERALRLHSDFTAGKDTIVVISVTDHDPKRAADLANAYLADLHKLSDRIAITDAGQKRLFFERQLEKEKNTLSDAEVDLTKVQQQTGMILPGGQTQLQLQTIARTHAEISSREVQLEALSQAATEQNPEVIRLRSEIAGLRAELGRLENSGKQGGSGNVEVPTSRVPGATLNYVRKAREVKYHEALYELLLRQYESARLDESRSAPLMQVVDYAVVPDTKSGPLRTLFTLLAFVLGAFLGLVWVVVRYRLGALSQDPDTRAKLAAVRDASRWRRHA
- a CDS encoding capsule assembly Wzi family protein: MNLLLTVAATCSFAQSYTPAEPTASSSSIPDAPQPQPRAVITQPAASTPAREPEPVTFVGTPRRILNDQKAIWTSPLRLRPDDALWLVPFGISTGLLIGSDQHTMTRAIHINSSDQNKANNLSNGAVVALGAIPATGYLVSLVNHAPQAHETGLLAGEALANSLVVNQALKLVFRRDRPTVNNAAGDFFSAKNLDSSFPSNHSTAAWSMAAVVGSEYPGWLPRLAVYGLASTVSVSRVLAEQHFPSDVLVGSVTGWLIGRYVYRAHHDHNVNPYESQPFLRYNSPLPQSSPATTPAAAAAAVDPLNQAITSLAPPSLPSRNDITFDADPDTIGSTNVPMDSWVYSALERLAALGLVPSQSIAIRPWTRQECLRQLRQAEDLIDREGSSTGLIDEANRLIVDLRHEFEEEPAAYQSLALESIYARYGTIAGPALADSYHFGQTWWNDFGRPLGRGGSFIAGFSVRAHHGRLFFYSREEFQHGPGTAAYSPEVYQFISHLDGTPLPSPLPTSTPAFNRQRPIELYGGVAFAGNALSFGKQQIYWGPTVMGPLAFSSNAEPTYSLRFVSTRPHPLPFVPSWGTYRFDIVLGKLSGHRYPERPWYNGQKADFNFGDNLEISFTRWSVFWGIGHPITLHSFLNNIFSFNSTGNGIGGGSGEFGDRTDPGDRKSNFDFRYRLPGLRKIVTLYADAYSDDDPNPIAAPRRAVWNPGIYFARLPWLPHMDLRAEAVSSTGLFTDFGGFHYFINNQYRDSNTNKGFLLGNAIGRDARAIEGRTGYWFSSRTRIEAGYRQNKGGTAFLPGGATITDGFLNGSYAFSPSLRAQFFTQYERFLIPSYLPGSHHNVSGWLQLTWEPKLRVDR